Proteins from one Coffea arabica cultivar ET-39 chromosome 8c, Coffea Arabica ET-39 HiFi, whole genome shotgun sequence genomic window:
- the LOC113706385 gene encoding lysine-specific demethylase JMJ32: MASTAAADADADAATATKEAIENLWEEVRELSLGSTTTQIDHLPSPPTPLQFLRDYISPNKPCLIYNSISHWPALSLWPSTSYLQETLKSSPVSLHLTPTGRADSLIPHPHSNRSSSPLVFASAHVEKVPFSTALKRVSESSTCTEKGAKRCVGYLQEQNDCFRNEYGDLSQDCDDHIPWASEALGCLPEAVNLWIGNQLSVTSFHKDHYENLYAVITGEKRFLLLPPTDVHRMYIRDYPAAQYRYSEDTEDFELEIEDPVRYVPWCSVDPYPSFEGINRQMAEFPLYYNGPKPFEVTVKAGQVLYLPSMWFHHVSQCPDSRGLTIAVNYWYDMRFDIKYAYFNFLQSINYISDSAFWGGHVDSHSKVSASKGEDELEMIEFVPNGDATGQGVSDYDD; this comes from the exons ATGGCCTCCACCGCTGCCGCTGACGCTGACGCTGACGCCGCCACAGCCACCAAGGAAGCAATAGAAAACCTGTGGGAAGAAGTGAGAGAACTCAGCCTAGGCTCCACCACCACCCAAATTGACCACCTTCCTTCTCCACCCACCCCACTCCAATTCCTTCGCGACTACATTTCCCCCAATAAACCTTGCCTCATTTACAACTCCATCAGCCACTGGCCAGCCCTCTCTTTATGGCCCTCAACTTCTTACCTCCAAGAAACCCTCAAATCCTCCCCTGTTTCACTCCACCTCACCCCCACCGGCCGCGCCGACTCCCTAATCCCCCACCCTCACTCCAACCGCAGCTCCTCCCCTCTCGTTTTTGCCTCAGCCCATGTCGAAAAAGTCCCTTTTTCGACTGCTCTGAAAAGGGTTTCTGAATCTAGTACTTGTACTGAAAAGGGTGCAAAACGTTGTGTTGGTTATTTGCAAGAACAGAATGATTGTTTTAGAAATGAGTATGGTGATTTATCCCAGGATTGTGATGATCATATCCCCTGGGCTTCTGAGGCCCTGGGATGCCTTCCTGAAGCTGTTAATCTTTGGATTGGGAATCAGTTGTCTGTGACTTCATTTCATAAAGATCATTATGAAAATCTTTATGCTGTCATTACTGGGGAGAAGCGATTTTTGCTTCTTCCGCCTACTGATGTCCACAGGATGTATATTCGCGACTATCCAGCAGCTCAGTATCGCTACTCTGAG GATACAGAGGATTTTGAATTAGAAATTGAGGATCCAGTGAGGTATGTACCATGGTGTAGTGTGGATCCATACCCTTCATTTGAGGGCATAAACAGGCAAATGGCTGAGTTTCCTTTGTATTATAATGGGCCAAAGCCATTTGAAGTTACAGTCAAGGCTGGGCAAGTCCTTTATTT GCCAAGTATGTGGTTTCATCATGTTAGTCAATGCCCAGACAGTAGAGGACTGACAATTGCAGTGAACTACT GGTATGATATGCGGTTTGATATTAAATATGCTTACTTCAACTTCTTGCAATCCATAAACTACATCAGTGACTCAGCATTTTGGGGAGGACATGTGGATTCACATTCTAAGGTGTCAGCAAGTAAAGGAGAAGATGAGTTGGAAATGATAGAATTTGTACCAAATGGAGATGCAACAGGGCAAGGAGTTAGTGATTATGATGATTGA
- the LOC140013351 gene encoding uncharacterized protein: MRVLGDGFHIKGENKRLQLALIAASREVAFVHQFFFNLVFIINIVTASSKRNDELKEAQAIEVATKIANGEFETGRGLNQIGTLKRAGDTRWGSHLDSISSLLKMFNATCVVLSNIASDRGSYSQRGDANFALNQLLSFEFVFTLHLMKDIMKITHLLCIALQQAQQSY; encoded by the exons ATGAGGGTTTTAGGAGATGGGTTTCATATAAAAGGAGAGAACAAGAG GCTTCAACTTGCTTTAATTGCAGCTTCTAGAGAAGTAGCTTTTGTTCACCAGTTCTTCTTCAATTTAGTTTTCATTATTAACATTGTTACTGCATCTAGCAAACGTAATGATGAATTAAAGGAGGCTCAAGCAATTGAAGTTGCTACTAAGATTGCTAATGGTGAATTTGAAACTGGAAGAGGGCTTAATCAAATTGGTACTTTAAAACGAGCTGGAGATACTCGTTGGGGTTCTCATTTGGATTCTATTTCTAGTTTACTAAAAATGTTCAATGCTACTTGTGTGGTTTTAAGTAACATTGCATCTGATAGAGGTTCATACTCTCAACGTGGAGATGCAAATTTTGCTTTGAATCAGTTGTTATCCTTTGAGTTTGTTTTCACTTTGCATCTTATGAAGGACATTATGAAAATTACTCATCTTCTTTGTATAGCATTGCAACAAGCACAACAAAGCTACTGA